agatggttttccttaaatttaaaaagctaACCTCGTGTCAGTAATCACAATTCCTTGTCATGGCATAATTCCCCAAAGCAATAAACAAGTAAAATTAACCACCAACCAAAAAAAGCAGCCCTTAACGAGATATTCTACCTCACCGACCTAATGGTTTAACAATGTTAGCAAGAAAGGTACAAAGAAGATTTTCTAAGCAGAGGTATAGGTCTGCGGCGGAAAACGGGCAGGGTTGATTCCAGATTGATAACCGTGGTTGAACGAGGGTGGCGGTTCGACGTGGTGAAGTTAAGGCGCCGCGACGAGCACATATGGAAGGGAGCCTGGATGAGTTTGCGATTAAACGCGATTATAATTAAGGATAATGGAGTTTCGGGGCGGGAGTTGCCGTCGACTCGAGTCCCTTCGCAGCTGGCGTCGTTATATCGAGTTCCTGTCGTCAGCCAACGTGCACAACCGACCCACGAAAATGCTTTTGGTCGTCCAGTTTCTCGCACGTACCTCCTACTATTCGACTTTATACGCTTTCGTGCGTCAAAGACAAAATGTCCGACCTCCTGCAACATTTGGAAACTGCTTCAATTTTGAGGTAATATTCTTACATTTTGgtttattctcaattttttagatTCATTAACTTTTTAGCAATATTTAAGGTGAGGAATGGATGTCTTTTAGTTTTGATTGTAttactaatttcttaatttagcaGTTGTCCAATGCGACGCATTTTTAGATGAAGAGTTATATGAGATAAAAATTTAACTCAACTTTTACATTGAAGCTgacagtttttaattttaacctcaCCGAGTATTTTCACAAtagttgtatttattattcgcAGTCCCAAGTAGTTGATACGAGTTTGAAATTGAAACTCGTACAGAAAGTGAAGCGTCATCCAATATGGCGGACAGAGGAAAGCGTTAAGTTTTAATTGAAACGAAAATTCAGGCAAATTAATgtctatcaatttttatttcattaaacattctatataaaaatacctatatttttattacaataaaaaaaattgtatataaacaaGAAATATGAGATAACCAGAATACAAGTCGTGTAACGTATttcgaagaaataaaatagaattccGGAGAAAATATTCCGTAGAAATCCAGATCGCGGTAAATTGAACGCGATTGATGcatctgaatatttaaatttgtttcgcGGGAATAGCATTTTGTTCTTCAGCGAATTATGCTAGTAAAGTTGTACCTGGACGTGAAGGATTTTGTTAGGCCGTCAGTTCGAATAGAGTAACCGAGAAGTTCCGTAATCCTATCCGCTGCTTCTCAAATAATCTACAAAGTTGCAAGGGAGAAAATTCAACCCCTTTCCGTATTAAGTCGTCGGTTTTCATTAAACGCTCGAGAACCTCAACAATACGAAAGCAAAGGGGAAATTGTACAACATGGAAGCACGAAATGTAAACGCCGCGAGCCATTCAGgttttcctatttttatcaatttcttcGTCGACATTTCGAAGGGAAATTGAAACGCATGCTCGAATCGCTTAAAGCGCACCCTCGTTTATTTTCGAACTTCGAATATCATATAAAACGAGACGATATTTCGATCAATGAATAAACAAAGTTACGGTGAATTATGGAAACTGCCCTTACGGGGCAGAAGTCGCgataatgttataaaatatataagttGAGAATTATTTAACAAGGCAACTTCTGTGATTATGTCCGAGTATCGCGAGAAAAATCTTATATCGTTAAAAACTACCGTCTGGAATAACTTCGGAAGAAAAAAACTGTACCCGCTTGTTTAACCTTAATAGCTGTTTCGGAATATCTTTCTGCACATTTGGTCGTTAAACGCGATATTATCGCGAGATTATAGTAAACTTTTTCTCTACAACTTTCGACAATTTTACGGATCAACCGACCTCCTTATGCTAATCACAATCAATAGCGTTCGTAATAAAATATACTCCATTTTCTTTACGGTAAACTTCAAATATTTGCATTCACCCTTCCAAGggttaattcaattaattaataattcatcaaTATGtctgatttaaaaattcagaaattttttattttaaatttgcaagtttggaaattttagatttgggtCCACAGAAATTTTGttcttccaaatttgcaaatttgaaaattttagactagcaaatttaaaattaaatatctttaaacttgcaagtttggaaattttatatttgtgacCACAGAAATTTTGTTCTtccaaatgtgcaaatttggaaattttagactagcaaatttaaaattaaatatctttaaatttgcaagtttggaaattttatatttgtgtcCACAGAAATTTTGTTCTtccaaatgtgcaaatttggaaattttagactagtaaatttagaattaaatatctttaaatttgcaagtttggaaattttagacttgcaaatttcaaattaaatatctttaaacttgcaagtttggaaattttatatttgtgacCACAGAAATTTTGttcttccaaatttgcaaatttggaaattttagactagcaaatttaaaattaaatatctttaaatttgcaagtctggaaattttagatttgtgaccacaaaaatatttaattttaaatttgccaGTCTGAAAATGTTATATTTACTAGAAAATTTAGGTACCTTATTTTGAACTTACTCAGTTAGTATTAACTTATACTCTGTATAAGTTAATGAGTGTAGGTGTATCTAAGAAAGTAGACATATGTGGGCGTCCCACGGGTTCTTGAGATGACTCAGACGCTAATGAAGAATTACCACCCCTTGGCGGACAATGCAATTGGAATCGTTCCACGGGAATCCCCTCGGATACGGGGGTCACCGAGAACCATGAACGCATCCCCCGGGAAGCAGGAAAGGCTCCACGGGACTCTCCATCCGCAACGTTCTATTGTCATGGCTTTTCTCGTGCGATAAGAATTGGAAAGACTGCTGGTGAGACTGCCACATAATTGAGATGAACGATTCTCCTGTTCCTCGAGCAGGAATTCCTCTTCCTTGGTTTCGCGCCCGTTCCATTATGACGTCGTTTATCAATGCTTAGGCGAGACCGTTCTTGAGATGGACTGACGTGTTCGTAGTCTGCCTTCTTCGTTCATAACTTAATTACTTTAATAGCTAGGAAATCCTGTCGCGTATAATTTTGAGGTGAAGAATTCGGAATGGAGAATATCTTGTGTCCTTTAATTTAAATGCATCTTGACGCTAAAATTAACTGGTTGCACTTGCATTAATTAAAACTACGTAGAGCTAAAGAGaagtacattaaaattaaagtaaattagaattaaattaacAGTATCAAAAAATATTGGActattgcaaaattaatattttagtttgactaaaaatagtaaaagaatTAATTCTTTAAGTTTGACCAGTTTAAATTGCGCGCGCTTTTGAGACAGTACCAATGGCGCCACTCGGCGGTGGGCTGTGGTATTAGTCTaccagaaaatttaatttttctgtaaaattaaatacttccaCGCTTTTCTAATacgtatacaatattttattatgtaaacaGAACTAAAATAATACGATAATTATTAGttaaaaacgttaaaaataaaaaattacattttgatGTCGTAGTTCACCGTTGGATGGCGCCAACGGTGTTTGCAAAAAGCGCGCGCATATTGTAAGAATTAAGCTTGAAAATACTTGTGAATGTGTAAAGAATCGCACCAGTTATTCTCCTACACCTTTTAAATACaggtattataaattaaattcaaaactttgTATCATGTCGgaaatactttatttaaaagttcaaaCGACGTAACCATCTTTTCCAACTGGAccgaataaaaattgattagtcGTAAATTATTGTACCGTGTAAATATTTTGCCACATTCGAagtataattttaaagaaataaaatgtagATTACTTTCTAAAACATCACATTAATGCAAGCAACTTCATGTTATATGAACTGCTATTAGTCATATGAGTACAGCTTCCTTTAATTAAACCGTAGAGGAATATATTGTGTCTTTCATATTCAGAGACATGTTTTTACGtttctccctaaattcctgagttttaaaatttctgaagaCTCACTCTTAACCAAAGGAAGCAACATACAAAGTTCCAGCCTTATCTCTACTTTGATcctgcattcatacaataaaaacGCCAGGTTGCCACATGATTTTTAATCAAGAAGTATTCATTTTATTCACAGAGCACTCGTTTCAAGAACtaagttttatgaaaaaattcatttaaaataacaTGGAGAATAAACCCAATTTTATAGCTGACAATGATTATAATTCCTTGATCTTCATATTTTCATTccatatttgaagatttaattcTTTTAGCAGCTAGGAAGATCAACTCATAACATTAGTCATAGTCTGCTGATTGAATAAGTCTGTTTGTACAGCGTTTAGAAACATGGGCACGCTGTGCTGTCGATGCAAGTGTTGTTCCATCAATGACTCGAGTGTCGCTGAGAACGCGGTTTCCAGGAGATCCACTCCATCCCCACTGATTTGGAAGAACAGATAGTCGTCAGGTGATTCCGCATACTGACTGAATAATTTATATCGACCTTCCTTCGTTCTGTCTACTCTCCAACCGAATAGCTGGTAACAAGCTTGTCGATACTCCTGCGACGATGCCTTAAAAGCCTCCTTCAAACGAGCTATTTTGATCTCGTGAGTTTGCTTAAGTTCCGCTATTTCTATAAAAAACAGTTGCATGAAGATTATTATGTTGAGTGAGAAATTTAAGGTAGTATCAGTCTTCAGATTGACAAAAGTTCATAAGGATAAACAGAGGTTCTTCCGTGTTTCAAAACTTTTTGATTTGtcaatttcaagtttgcaagcttccaacttctcaaatccccaaatgcccaaagGTAACTCGCTCAACAAACATAACTAGAGTCTGCTACAGTACTCCACAAACTCTCCAATGAGCACTTGGTTTCATCACCATTCCATATAATATAAAACCCTTACCTTGTGCCTGTAGAGAAGATGTCGTAGCGTTGGTTCCTCCCTGCGCCACTTTAGCTCTCAGTTCTTCCAGTTCACGCAGTAATGCTTTCTGCTTTTCCTCCGCCTGCTGTTCCGCGATAGCAGCAGGATTCATGGAATAGTGCAGTATCCTAgcgttgcaattaaaatcaccttTTAGTGCACGATGCTCCAATTCGCCCTTCAGTCGCTCGACTTCCTCCTTCAATTTATTGCACTCATCCACTTGACTATAACCCTCGGCTGCTTGAAGATCCGACTCTAATTTGGTAACTAACTCCCTGGGAAATAAATCTCTTTAGCATTGCAGTTGATACTAAATACTTAAACTGAGGTCTTATAATTACCGGTAAGCATCTATTGTACGTTCCAGTGCAGGAATTCTTTCGGTTATGGCGTTATTGCTATCTATGGTCATCTCTTTTTCGTATAAATCTAACTGCTGTCTGTAACTGTCCCTTTCTCTCGTCACGAGGATCATCTTCTTCTGTAATCTGCTCGCCAActtgtttaatttttctttggACACTGTTACGTCTGTGGCCAATTTCTTAGCGTCCTCGTATTTTTTTGATAGATTCTGCGATTCTCTCAATGCAGCGTCCAACTTTGATCTAAGTTGTCCTTCTTCTGCTTTCAAAACTAATTCGGCTTGCTGTAGTCTGTTCAATTCACGTTTCAAGACCGACGGTCCACCGGTGATACCAATAGACTCGTATTCGGCCAGACGTAATGTAAGTTCCGCTTTTTTGGCTTCCAACACAGTAACTTGCTGTTCCACTTTCTCTGTATGCTCTAACCTGTAAAAGGACAAATATATTTATCATGAAGTAATGGCTACGTGAATTGTAAAAGCGATTTCAGAAACAATACCTCTTCATTACATTAGCCATTTGTTCTTCTAGTAATAATTTTCCTCTGACAGATTCTCTTAAATTGGCAATAGTTTCTTTCGCAACTGTGAGTTCTTTCTCAAGCTCATTTGCTTTCGCTGCTTTGGCAAGCAATAATTTTCCTTCTTCCCAGGATGCTCTTTCTGATTCTAGtttctctatttttattttcatattttgaagtTCCACATTTTGCAGTTCCAATACTTGCTGTTTAGTTTGATATTCTCTCAGTTTTTCCTCTAACTGTGTTATTCGTTTTTGTGCTACCTCAAGCTGTTGCTGACTTTGTGAAATTTCTTCTCCATCTGTAGATTTTGGCAGGGTTTCTTGTGTAGGAACATTTTTAAGCTCATCTAATAGTTTTGCATTCTCATTCATTAGTGTGAGGTTCTTTTGCTCCAAATTTGTCTTCACCTACAAATTCCATTATATATACAATTCTGTAGACattaaaatgtaaatgtttGAGCACAGTTTATTTACCTGGTGTAATTCCTTTTCCGCAGCAGCTTGTGCAGTGCGTGCATCTTGAATTGTTCTACGAGCAATATCTAGCCTCACTTCTAACTGTTTGATAGTTTGTTTGTCTTCTTCTATCTGTATCTCTAAACCACTTTTCTGCTTTTCAAACACCTCTTCCATTTGCCTACGTATCTTGTGAAGTTGTTGCACTGTTGCCTCTTGATGAGAAAGCCTCGTTTTTAAAGATACAACCTAACAAAACACACAGAATTTTCCTAATGTATAGAATTTCTATAAATTCATGTATGGTGTTAGTCAAAAAATGTTTACTTCTCCCTTTAATCTTCTCCATTCCCATGGACTACCTGGAacagtctctgtctgactcttaTTTGAAATAGAACTATCTGAATCATCAAGTCTTCGTCTTTTGGGTGAAATAATACATTCCTCTTGTTCACTGAACAAAGGAGATGTAAATGCAGTTCCTGAGAGCCGTAATGATACACCACTACTACTGCTTTTACGATAGGCTTCTGAACCTGATCTCAAATCCTTTATCATTTTGATGACAGTAGTTGGATCCTTATCATCCATCTGtaacaacaattattaaaaacatgaaaattaaatagtaattaaaGAATGTATCAATATATTTCTTAAGTCATTACTATTTATTGGCTGAGTATATCCAAACAAAACAGTTTcagaaaaacaattaaaataacatcAATTGAACTTACTATGTTAAATTACGATGCTGCTGTTGTTGAGGAATTCAAATGCTAAAACGCGCGTTGCTTGATTGTAATCGGAGTATACAAATATACATTGATATGTATCACTTATCCTATGTACGGCACAATTTGTTACAGAAGGTTTCGACGACTGAAATCACAATTCTTGGGACACTATGTAGTACTTTAATTCAGAATTAGTTTCGTAGCTATTCGGTTTACGAATTTGAAGTATCATTACTACTGATACTTCAGTCAACCTTCTACAGTAGCAATATAATCGGCAATATGGTGGCGCTGGTGTAGACATTGGCGCCATGGAAGCGTCTCCAAGAGTTATAAATAATGTACTATAGCTACTGCATTATCCAATAAGTATCATTGATTATTTGcgaaaattatgaataaaatatgaatgTCATAATACTccaaatattagaatattttaatatatgtaacaACCAAAAAAGTTTTTGCATTTCCAAAGAATTTGGGAACGCCCAAGAAGATCCTAGAATACAATATTTTGTTCGAGTGTCCGCACTGTATGCTGTATAATGTATGTATTGGTAGGACTGATCAAAAATTATCCCTAACTATTGCCAATAAAACCACAAGAAAGTTACAAAAAGTTGATGCATCATTTCTAAACTGCTCAACTTTGACAAccgatatttttttaataaattaaataaaatttgataatactataaatttagcattaaattaaataaatttaattgatagCCGTATGAGAGTACAAATGATAAGGACTAAATGTCAACGTTGTTGCTGTTAAAATCGTTTATACCGCAGTGCGGAAACATACATGTTGAAttactattaataaataaatattagaagATTAATGTTATAAAATGAGATCAATTTAATTCTGTTTATACACTGTAAAAAatagataattttaataatgtatatatCATACTTCTGTATAAGTTTGTTACTTAGCCTGTCATCATTGATTCATGGGGTTAGTATAACCATAAGTTTGAGCAGTCTACAATATGCCACGTAACAAACTTCGATAACATTTCAGAGCGAATTAGACTATGATGGATGGCTACAGCTAAGACTATGGCACGCATTTAATGATGAACCAGAGCCCATTTTTATAGAGCGTGGAAATGTAACCATATCCAGTGTCCGCAGTGGTGCATCTGTCATTGGACAAAATGGGTTACTGCAAACCCACATAACTGAATTGAAAAATCTTGCCAAAAATGATGGCAAATACAGGCTTAAAGCAGTAGCCCGTACTTCTTCAGGAaatgaaataacatttttaacttCTGTACCTGCGGTAATTATACTTCTCTCATCATTGCAGTTACTTATATCCTATAAACATTTATATCCGCGTTTCTTTTTTCAGTGTTATCTTCTTGGTTCTGATCTAGAAGATGTAATAACAGTTTGGCTAGATAGTGCAGCTGAACCAATAGTTGTAAGCCTCTCCTCGCCAGGTCCTTGTAATACCGAGAGTCCATTCACAAATATGTGGACAACTAATGTTATTGTTAAATATCCTGATGGTGGACCAGTTCCAGACACTGCTACGTACATTCAGAAACTTGAACGTGAGAGAGAAGCAAGGGAAAGAGGGGAAGCTAAAGATAACAGATCTTTCCTTGCAAGATATGTAAGTTCTTTAATTCAAATGGTATTTGTGATTCTATTTTTATATGACActttaaattgtacattattatatttttgtttcagtGGATGTACATTGTACCAGCATTGATCTTTGTTGTTCTGTCATCTGCAACAAATCCTGAAGCTGGAGGAGCAGGGGGAGGCAGTGCCCAAAGACAGTGAGACCATATTGTTACATCTTCATGTGCATTATTGCTCGATGAGTGTTCATGTGTGGACCGTTTATTTATAAAGTTACAATGTACTTTCATAATT
Above is a genomic segment from Megachile rotundata isolate GNS110a chromosome 15, iyMegRotu1, whole genome shotgun sequence containing:
- the Mad1 gene encoding mitotic arrest-deficient 1, whose protein sequence is MDDKDPTTVIKMIKDLRSGSEAYRKSSSSGVSLRLSGTAFTSPLFSEQEECIISPKRRRLDDSDSSISNKSQTETVPGSPWEWRRLKGEVVSLKTRLSHQEATVQQLHKIRRQMEEVFEKQKSGLEIQIEEDKQTIKQLEVRLDIARRTIQDARTAQAAAEKELHQVKTNLEQKNLTLMNENAKLLDELKNVPTQETLPKSTDGEEISQSQQQLEVAQKRITQLEEKLREYQTKQQVLELQNVELQNMKIKIEKLESERASWEEGKLLLAKAAKANELEKELTVAKETIANLRESVRGKLLLEEQMANVMKRLEHTEKVEQQVTVLEAKKAELTLRLAEYESIGITGGPSVLKRELNRLQQAELVLKAEEGQLRSKLDAALRESQNLSKKYEDAKKLATDVTVSKEKLNKLASRLQKKMILVTRERDSYRQQLDLYEKEMTIDSNNAITERIPALERTIDAYRELVTKLESDLQAAEGYSQVDECNKLKEEVERLKGELEHRALKGDFNCNARILHYSMNPAAIAEQQAEEKQKALLRELEELRAKVAQGGTNATTSSLQAQEIAELKQTHEIKIARLKEAFKASSQEYRQACYQLFGWRVDRTKEGRYKLFSQYAESPDDYLFFQISGDGVDLLETAFSATLESLMEQHLHRQHSVPMFLNAVQTDLFNQQTMTNVMS
- the EMC10 gene encoding ER membrane protein complex subunit 10, which produces MYISYFCISLLLSLSSLIHGSELDYDGWLQLRLWHAFNDEPEPIFIERGNVTISSVRSGASVIGQNGLLQTHITELKNLAKNDGKYRLKAVARTSSGNEITFLTSVPACYLLGSDLEDVITVWLDSAAEPIVVSLSSPGPCNTESPFTNMWTTNVIVKYPDGGPVPDTATYIQKLEREREARERGEAKDNRSFLARYWMYIVPALIFVVLSSATNPEAGGAGGGSAQRQ